A stretch of Mucilaginibacter terrae DNA encodes these proteins:
- a CDS encoding DNA recombination protein RmuC, which produces MEVVVLVIGIVVLIIGTGFFIKSRTSAPKFSQAEFIQLKTENEQLKIKLSVAEERINSAFAEKESITLLLKEDIQKLNQHLQTERLALAQANQALESSRSYYQAQQEKLREQKAEIEQTRTHFQREFENVAEKLLKEKSREFTDVNKVQLDHIINPLKENIKAFEDKVEKVYNMEAADRNALKGVVSQLMELNKQISSEAQNLTKALKGDNKKQGNWGEFILEKVLERSGLIKDREYRLQAAHQSQDGTRYMPDAIIDLPDDKHLIIDSKVSLVAYDKLVNAETEEERKLFAKAHVESIRNHVHGLSAKNYHDLQKVNSPDFVLLFVPIESSFSFAVQLDADLFNDAWDKRVVIVSPSTLLATLRTIASMWKQERQNRNVMEIARLSGEMYDKFVGFLTDMDSIGRNIKQSQDAYDKALNKLSDGRGNLTITAEKIKKLGAKANKQIDGKFTSLLDDEVEP; this is translated from the coding sequence ATGGAAGTTGTTGTTTTGGTAATAGGAATAGTTGTTTTGATAATTGGAACAGGCTTTTTTATAAAGAGCCGCACAAGTGCCCCTAAATTTAGCCAAGCAGAATTCATTCAACTTAAAACCGAAAATGAGCAGCTCAAAATAAAACTCAGCGTAGCAGAAGAACGCATTAACAGCGCCTTTGCCGAAAAGGAAAGCATAACCCTATTGCTAAAAGAAGACATACAAAAACTTAACCAGCATTTACAAACCGAACGCTTAGCCCTGGCACAGGCTAACCAGGCTTTAGAAAGCAGCCGCTCATACTACCAGGCCCAGCAGGAAAAACTCCGGGAGCAAAAAGCCGAAATTGAGCAAACCCGCACGCATTTTCAGCGCGAGTTTGAAAACGTGGCCGAAAAGCTGTTGAAAGAAAAATCGCGGGAGTTTACCGATGTGAACAAAGTTCAGTTAGATCATATCATCAACCCGTTAAAAGAAAACATTAAAGCTTTTGAAGACAAGGTTGAAAAGGTATACAACATGGAGGCGGCCGACCGCAATGCACTTAAAGGTGTGGTTTCGCAATTGATGGAACTTAATAAACAAATTAGCAGCGAAGCCCAGAATTTGACCAAAGCCCTTAAAGGCGATAATAAAAAACAAGGTAACTGGGGAGAGTTTATCCTCGAAAAAGTACTGGAACGCTCGGGTTTGATTAAAGACCGCGAGTACAGGCTGCAAGCTGCACATCAATCGCAGGACGGCACGCGCTACATGCCCGATGCCATTATTGATCTGCCCGATGATAAGCACCTTATTATCGATTCCAAAGTATCGCTTGTGGCCTATGATAAGTTGGTGAATGCCGAAACCGAAGAAGAACGCAAGCTTTTTGCCAAGGCTCATGTAGAATCGATACGGAACCATGTACACGGCTTATCGGCCAAAAACTATCATGATTTGCAAAAGGTAAACTCGCCCGATTTTGTGCTGTTGTTTGTGCCCATCGAATCGTCGTTTAGTTTTGCAGTGCAGCTGGATGCCGATCTGTTTAACGATGCCTGGGACAAGCGCGTAGTGATCGTTAGCCCATCGACGCTGCTGGCCACCCTGCGCACCATTGCCAGTATGTGGAAACAAGAACGCCAAAACCGCAACGTAATGGAAATTGCCCGCCTGAGCGGCGAGATGTACGACAAGTTTGTAGGCTTTTTAACCGATATGGACAGCATTGGCCGCAACATTAAACAAAGCCAGGATGCCTATGATAAAGCCCTGAACAAGCTAAGTGACGGCCGCGGCAACCTCACCATCACAGCCGAGAAAATCAAAAAGTTGGGAGCCAAAGCCAATAAGCAAATTGATGGTAAATTCACATCGTTGTTAGATGATGAGGTGGAGCCGTAG
- a CDS encoding response regulator transcription factor — MAIMLFVLKWLELKLIIIQHSFEIYAGIIAVIFTGLGIWLALKLARPKQNTVVVEKPVYVNNTDFTFNEAALTQLNMSRRELEVLQLMAEGLSNQEIAERLFVSLNTIKTHSARLFEKLEVKRRTQAIEKAKRMSLIK, encoded by the coding sequence ATGGCCATTATGCTGTTTGTATTGAAATGGCTCGAGTTAAAACTCATCATCATCCAGCACTCATTCGAAATTTATGCGGGCATCATAGCCGTTATTTTTACCGGGTTAGGTATATGGCTGGCCTTAAAATTGGCACGCCCCAAACAAAACACTGTAGTGGTTGAAAAACCGGTATACGTTAACAACACCGACTTCACTTTTAACGAGGCCGCCCTCACCCAACTCAACATGAGCCGCCGCGAACTGGAAGTTTTACAACTCATGGCCGAAGGCCTAAGCAACCAGGAAATTGCCGAACGCCTCTTCGTATCGCTTAATACCATTAAAACTCACTCGGCCCGTTTGTTCGAAAAGTTGGAGGTTAAACGGCGCACCCAGGCCATTGAAAAAGCCAAACGCATGAGCCTGATCAAATAA
- a CDS encoding peroxiredoxin, which translates to MITVGEKFPSFNKKAVVSIEKGKEFEDITSDYLVNDDNVWTVMFWWPKDFTFVCPTEIAEFNKAYGEFRDRDSRLIGASTDSEFVHAAWRRDHEDLRDLKFPMLADTSKSLAEDLGILEPTEKIAYRATFIVDPTGVVRWVCVNDLSVGRNVKEVLRVLDGLQTDELCPCNWEKGQETLTA; encoded by the coding sequence ATGATAACAGTTGGCGAAAAATTCCCGTCGTTTAATAAAAAAGCAGTAGTTAGCATCGAAAAAGGTAAAGAGTTTGAAGACATCACTTCAGATTACCTGGTTAACGATGATAACGTTTGGACCGTAATGTTTTGGTGGCCAAAAGATTTCACTTTTGTTTGTCCTACCGAAATTGCTGAATTTAACAAAGCTTACGGTGAGTTCCGCGACCGTGATTCTCGCCTAATTGGTGCTTCTACCGATTCTGAGTTTGTTCACGCTGCCTGGAGAAGAGACCACGAAGATTTGCGTGACCTTAAATTCCCTATGCTGGCGGATACTTCAAAATCATTAGCAGAAGACCTGGGTATTTTAGAGCCTACCGAAAAAATTGCTTACCGCGCTACCTTCATAGTTGACCCTACCGGCGTTGTACGTTGGGTATGTGTTAACGACCTGAGCGTTGGCCGTAACGTTAAAGAAGTACTACGCGTGCTTGACGGTTTACAAACCGATGAGCTTTGCCCTTGCAACTGGGAAAAAGGCCAGGAAACTTTAACTGCATAA
- a CDS encoding carboxymuconolactone decarboxylase family protein, producing the protein MSESTEVIQELLQSVAVDKDYRTESLTLLEKGESRYLRDLKLNLTSTLTSEHLSTKECALIALSTAINNNNKPLTIYFTKYAEEQGATAAETGEAAGCASLLASNNIFYRFRHFTQKEKYTQIPARIRMQLMMKPVTGKEFFELMSLAISAVNGCEMCVNAHEDSLIKLGTTEERIFDAVRISSLVTSAGKIIF; encoded by the coding sequence ATGAGCGAAAGCACCGAAGTTATACAAGAATTACTGCAAAGCGTTGCAGTTGATAAAGACTACCGTACCGAGAGTTTGACCCTGCTGGAAAAAGGCGAATCGCGCTACCTGCGCGATTTAAAGTTAAATTTAACCAGCACCCTTACCTCTGAGCACCTGAGCACTAAAGAATGTGCCCTGATTGCCCTGAGCACCGCCATTAACAACAACAACAAGCCGCTTACCATTTACTTTACCAAGTATGCCGAAGAGCAGGGTGCTACCGCTGCCGAAACCGGCGAAGCGGCGGGTTGTGCATCGTTACTGGCATCAAATAATATTTTTTACCGTTTTCGTCACTTCACGCAAAAAGAAAAGTACACGCAAATACCGGCACGCATACGCATGCAGTTGATGATGAAGCCGGTGACCGGTAAAGAATTTTTTGAGCTGATGAGCTTAGCTATTTCGGCCGTTAACGGTTGCGAAATGTGTGTGAACGCGCACGAAGACTCACTGATTAAATTAGGTACCACCGAAGAGCGTATTTTTGATGCGGTACGCATCTCCTCTTTAGTTACCTCGGCAGGTAAGATCATTTTCTAA
- the dinB gene encoding DNA polymerase IV: MMSVPATNHRKIIHIDMDAFYASVEQRDDPELRGKPIVVGGLPEGRGGVVATASYEARKFGVRSAMPSKKAQQLCPQAIFVRPRFAVYKDVSRHIREIFSRYTDLIEPLSLDEAFLDVTEDKLGIGSAIEVATQIKQAIFDELQLTASAGVSVNKFVAKIASDINKPNGLKFIGPSSIEAFMEQLPVEKFFGVGKVTAQKMKSMSLHTGADLKRLEEDELVKHFGKSGRFYYRIVRGIDERPVQPHRETKSMGAEDTFAHDLTTFDEMSVELDKIAQTVATRLERYALKGRTITLKVKYSNFKQITRNQSFSAPVGGVGILAQTAKQLLSATNLDEVRVRLLGISVSNFGELSPKNNGPTEQLKLF; encoded by the coding sequence ATGATGTCAGTGCCAGCTACCAATCACCGCAAAATTATCCATATTGATATGGATGCATTTTATGCGTCGGTAGAGCAGCGCGACGACCCCGAATTGCGCGGTAAGCCTATTGTGGTAGGTGGCCTGCCCGAAGGGCGGGGCGGTGTGGTGGCCACCGCCAGTTATGAGGCGCGTAAGTTTGGTGTGCGCTCCGCTATGCCATCAAAAAAAGCACAGCAGCTTTGTCCGCAGGCTATATTTGTGAGGCCACGGTTTGCGGTGTATAAAGATGTATCGAGGCATATTCGCGAAATATTTTCGCGTTACACCGACCTCATCGAGCCATTATCATTAGATGAAGCTTTTTTAGATGTTACCGAAGATAAACTCGGCATAGGATCGGCCATTGAGGTGGCTACGCAAATTAAGCAGGCTATTTTTGATGAGTTGCAGCTCACGGCTTCGGCAGGGGTATCGGTGAATAAATTTGTAGCCAAAATTGCATCTGATATTAATAAACCTAACGGCTTAAAGTTCATCGGTCCATCATCTATTGAGGCGTTTATGGAGCAATTACCTGTGGAGAAGTTTTTTGGTGTAGGCAAAGTAACCGCACAAAAAATGAAGAGCATGAGTTTGCATACAGGAGCCGACCTCAAACGATTGGAAGAAGACGAACTGGTAAAGCACTTTGGCAAATCGGGCAGGTTTTATTACCGCATTGTGCGTGGCATTGACGAGCGCCCGGTACAACCCCACCGCGAAACCAAATCAATGGGAGCCGAAGATACTTTTGCCCACGATCTTACTACCTTTGATGAAATGTCTGTCGAGTTAGACAAAATAGCCCAAACCGTAGCCACCCGCCTCGAACGTTATGCGCTTAAAGGTCGCACCATCACCCTCAAAGTAAAATACAGCAACTTTAAGCAAATTACCCGCAACCAATCATTCTCCGCTCCCGTTGGCGGTGTTGGTATACTTGCGCAAACAGCCAAACAACTTTTATCAGCAACTAATTTAGATGAAGTGCGTGTACGGTTGTTGGGCATATCAGTATCCAACTTCGGCGAATTATCTCCCAAAAACAACGGACCAACCGAACAGTTAAAGCTGTTTTAA